A stretch of [Clostridium] innocuum DNA encodes these proteins:
- a CDS encoding GntR family transcriptional regulator: protein MIPKYMQVYTEIKDTIQKGSYSANEMLPSGEEFAKQYACSVLTVKKALDRLVSEGVIVRKRGLGSFVKKCRTGPDRMQGVPVIGRDLIREEVTSVVERFEVVTCTAELADKMNIQAGEFVYEIERIRLYKQEPRVVEYTWMPLQIIPGLQRRDVETSIYAYIEKQLHRHIQGAHLSFQAVRPQALEKKYFHMNDNDFVCQVEELAYLDTSEIFEYSIARHLPQYFHFETNVIKELYDN from the coding sequence ATGATACCGAAATATATGCAGGTATATACAGAGATAAAGGATACGATTCAGAAGGGAAGCTATAGCGCAAACGAAATGCTGCCAAGCGGAGAGGAATTCGCAAAGCAGTATGCATGCAGTGTGTTAACGGTTAAAAAGGCGCTGGATCGTCTTGTCAGTGAGGGTGTGATTGTAAGAAAAAGAGGTCTGGGAAGCTTCGTAAAGAAATGCAGAACAGGTCCGGACAGAATGCAGGGGGTACCTGTTATCGGGCGGGATCTGATTCGTGAGGAGGTTACCTCTGTTGTTGAGAGGTTTGAGGTAGTGACATGCACTGCAGAGCTGGCGGATAAAATGAATATACAAGCCGGAGAGTTTGTGTATGAAATAGAGCGTATTCGCTTGTATAAGCAGGAGCCAAGAGTTGTAGAATATACATGGATGCCGCTGCAGATCATACCGGGACTTCAGCGAAGGGATGTGGAAACCTCTATTTATGCGTATATTGAAAAACAGCTTCACAGGCATATACAGGGTGCACATCTGTCATTTCAGGCTGTTCGTCCGCAGGCACTGGAAAAGAAATATTTTCACATGAATGACAATGATTTTGTATGTCAGGTGGAAGAGCTCGCATATCTGGATACATCTGAGATATTTGAGTATTCCATAGCACGGCATCTTCCACAGTATTTTCACTTTGAAACCAATGTAATAAAGGAACTATATGATAACTGA
- a CDS encoding GNAT family N-acetyltransferase: MMNIRYKRMESQHLDAVVKLYIDYYNTYEGGCWTYDKAYKRLHQLMTIEDALCFIQMADHAISGFVMGYFKEFDDLTGYYLEEIVIARQFQGAHLGTHFLNEMEKTVKENGASFIELLSVNDEMHSHFYTKNGYRNAENMIFKCKHFTQ; encoded by the coding sequence ATGATGAATATACGCTACAAAAGAATGGAGAGTCAACATTTAGATGCAGTGGTAAAGCTGTACATAGACTATTATAATACCTATGAAGGAGGCTGCTGGACTTATGATAAAGCATATAAAAGACTCCATCAGCTCATGACGATAGAGGATGCGCTGTGTTTTATACAGATGGCTGATCATGCTATCAGCGGATTCGTCATGGGATATTTCAAAGAATTTGATGATTTGACCGGCTATTATCTGGAAGAAATCGTGATTGCCAGACAATTTCAAGGAGCACATCTTGGCACGCATTTTCTAAATGAAATGGAGAAAACCGTAAAAGAGAACGGTGCTTCCTTCATCGAGCTGCTCAGCGTAAATGATGAGATGCACTCGCATTTTTATACGAAAAACGGATACAGAAATGCAGAGAATATGATTTTCAAATGCAAACACTTCACACAGTAG